A region from the Phyllopteryx taeniolatus isolate TA_2022b unplaced genomic scaffold, UOR_Ptae_1.2 contig_24, whole genome shotgun sequence genome encodes:
- the LOC133473308 gene encoding oocyte zinc finger protein XlCOF8.4-like, with protein sequence MCKVEMLRALLNARLSAAVDEIFAVFERTLAEYEEELSRTKDENERQRRLLDAVFLPQDEARRPDVHEEYLHPEEQAPELPHIKEEEEPETSHIKEEEEEADIFKFQFTGVPLKIEAEGKGQCEEYRGAEPPSSSGSSQQMTAEGDGDHCGGSQADALLAPLSDSDDITSHSPDTDDEHSKDERIRHTYNKRVKCSQCDNTFFNKSSLKRHMTTHTGVKPFTCSVCGKKFRIKGDLKIHTRIHTGEKPFACSICDKGFTQKGHLRSHIRTHTGEKPFACSFCNLSFSQRSSLVPHMRTHTGEKPYSCSICGKSFSLHVNLVRHRRTHAGEKAFSCNVCDEQFSNESELDKHTC encoded by the exons ATgtgcaaagtggaaatgctgaGAGCGTTGCTGAATGCACGACTAAGCGCGGCGGTTGACGAAATATTTGCGGTGTTTGAAAGAACGctagcagagtacgaggaggaacttagTCGGACGAAAGACGAGAACGAGCGACAACGTCGATTACTGGACGCTGTGTTCTTGCCTCAAGATGAAGCACGCAGACCAG ATGTCCATGAGGAATATCTTCATCCTGAGGAGCAGGCACCAGAGCTACCTcatattaaagaggaagaggagccggAGACCtcccacattaaagaggaagaggaggaggctgaTATCTTTAAGTTCCAATTTACTGGTGTCCCCTTGAAGATTGAAGCTGAAGGTAAAGGTCAATGTGAGGAGtacagaggggcggagcctccaagcagcagcggCTCAAGTCAGCAAATGACagcagaaggtgatggagaccactgtggaggatcacaagcagacgcactcttagctccactgtcagatagtgacgacataaCGTCACACTCCCCTGACACTGATGATGAACACTCAAAAGATGAGAGGATACGTCACACTTACAACAAACGtgtgaaatgttctcagtgtgacaATACTTTTTTCAACAAGTCATCGTTGAAAAGACACATGACTACACACACCGGCGTGAAACCTTTTACCTGTTCAGTTTGCGGTAAAAAATTCCGGATAAAGGGAGATTTAAAAATTCAcacaagaatacacactggagagaaaccttttgcctgttcaaTTTGTGATAAAGGGTTCACACAGAAGGGACATTTAAGATCACACATAAGAACacatactggagagaaaccttttgcctgttcatTCTGCAACTTAAGTTTCAGTCAACGTTCATCATTGGTcccacacatgagaacacacactggggaaaaaccttattcctgctcaatttgtggtaaaAGTTTCTCTCTGCATGTCAATTTGGTAAGACACAGAAGAACACACGCTGGTGAGAAAGCATTTAGTTGCAATGTGTGTGATGAACAATTCTCTAATGAGTCAGAGCtggacaaacacacatgctga
- the LOC133473363 gene encoding zinc finger protein OZF-like → MADVHWWQSRRFLPFAGKLTRTASQLSVKQEFEEELCGTNEEKERRPLLDAVFKKPQDGLHRADISEDLHSEKQEWRSRVEQQEPQRSHIKEEEEEADVTKLPFTCVIVKIEDEDECDEEQCGGSQADSLLAPLSDSDDITSHSPDDDDDDEDNDEDDEHPRGDMTCHTDNKHVKCYQCGKTFFNKSSLKRHRRTHTGDKPLSYSDCGKRFAEKAVGKPFACSVCPLSFRRRCNLITHTRTHTGEKPFACLVCSKRFARKGPLNVHMRTHTGEKPFACSLCSKRFARKAHLNIHTKTHTGEKPFACSVCNLNFSERSGLVLHMRTHTGEKPYSCSVCGKRFAQSRNLTTHRRTHTGEKPFSCSVCDEQFSYKYQMVKHKCAGKKSSGQ, encoded by the exons ATGGCAGATGTCCACTGGTGGCAGAGCAG ACGATTCTTACCTTTCGCTGGCAAACTCACTCGAACAGCATCACAATTAAG TGTAAAACAAGAGttcgaggaggaactttgtggaaCAAACGAGGAGAAAGAGCGACGACCTCTACTGGACGCTGTTTTCAAAAAGCCTCAAGATGGGTTACACAGAGCAG ACATCAGTGAAGATCTTCATTCCGAGAAGCAGGAGTGGCGCTCCAGGGTGGAGCAGCAGGAGCCACAGCGTagccacattaaagaggaagaggaggaggctgacGTCACCAAGTTGCCGTTCACTTGTGTCATTGTGAAGATTGAAGACGAAGACGAGTGTGATGAAGAGCaatgtggaggatcacaagcagacagcCTCTTGGCTCCTCTatcagacagtgacgacataacgtcacactctcctgacgatgatgacgatgacgaggataatgatgaggatgatgaacaCCCTAgaggtgatatgacatgtcacactgacaacaaacatgTGAAATGTTATCAGTGTGGCAAAACCTTTTTCAACAAGTCATcgttgaaaagacacaggagaacgcacactggagacAAACCGTTAAGTTACTCagattgtggtaaaagatttgcTGAGAAGGCTGTGGgtaaaccttttgcctgctcagtttgcccCTTAAGTTTCCGCAGGCGTTGCaatttaattacacacacaagaacacacaccggagagaaaccttttgcctgcctGGTTTGTTCAAAAAGATTTGCACGTAAAGGACCTTTGAACGTtcacatgagaacgcacaccGGCGAGAAACCTTTCGCCTGCTCACTTTGCAGTAAAAGATTTGCTCGTAAGGCACATctgaacatacacacaaaaacacacacaggagaaaaaccttttgcctgctcagtctgCAACTTAAATTTCAGTGAACGTTCAGGATTGGTGctacacatgagaacacacactggggagaagccctattcctgctcagtttgtggaaaAAGATTCGCTCAAAGTCGCAATTTGACGACACACagaagaacgcacactggggaGAAGCCATTTagttgcagtgtgtgtgatgAACAATTCTCTTATAAGTATCAGATGGTCAAACATAAGTGTGCTGGTAAGAAGAGCAGTGGTCAATGA
- the LOC133473305 gene encoding gastrula zinc finger protein XlCGF17.1-like — translation MCAKRVKEEYEDELSLTKKEDGRQRQLLDAVFKNHHVVSQRADVSEEFIHPEQQEWRSKGERQQPKPTHVKEAEEPEPLVVEEEKRPETPNIKKEEADVTEIPVTVIVKSEDDEEGNGDHSGGSQADGLLAPLSESADITAHSSNMDNDKRSKGDRTCHTGKKHKRMLIAEKPFDCSVCGIRFRHKTHLSKHAITHVREKPFSCSVCGKGFTRKAHLKGHIRTHTGEKPFACSVCNLSFSERSGLVQHMRTHTGEKPYSCSVCDKRFTQIAALISHRRTHTGEKEFSCSICGKRFSQRCNLTTHTRTHTGEKQFSCSVCGKRFSQRCNLTTHARTHTGEKPFSCSVCDKIFSQKYQVKKHKCAGEQMKL, via the exons ATGTGTGCAAAACGTGTGAAAGAAGAGTATGAGGATGAACTTTCTCTAACGAAAAAGGAGGACGGGCGACAgcgtcaactactggacgctgtttTCAAGAATCATCACGTTGTATCCCAGAGAGCAG ATGTCAGTGAAGAATTTATTCATCCTGAGCAGCAGGAGTGGCGCTCCAAGGGCGAGCGGCAACAGCCAAAGCCTACTCACGTCAAAGAGGCAGAGGAGCCTGAGCCCCTTGTCGTTGAAGAAGAAAAGAGGCCGGAGACCCCCAACATTAAAAAGGAAGAGGCTGATGTCACTGAGATTCCAGTGACTGTCATTGTAAAGagtgaagatgatgaagaaggTAATGGAGACCACTCTGGAGGATCCcaagcagacggcctcttagctccactctCAGAGAGTGCCGACATAACAGCACACTCTTCTAACATGGATAATGACAAACGCTCCAAAGGTGATAGGACTTGTCACACTGGCAAAAAACACAAGAGAATGCTCATTGCGGAGAAACCTTTTGactgttcagtttgtggcatAAGATTCCGTCATAAGACACATTTGAGCAAACACGCAATAACACACGTtagagagaaacctttttcctgctcagtttgtggtaaaggaTTCACCCGTAAGGCACATTTGAAAGGCCAcataagaacacacactggggagaaaccgttTGCCTGTTCAGTCTGCAATTTAAGTTTCAGTGAACGTTCAGGATTGGTTCAACACATGAGAacccacactggggagaaaccctactcatgctcagtttgtgacaaaagattcaCTCAAATAGCTGCTTTGATATCACACagaagaacgcacactggggagaaagAGTTTTCATGCTCCATTTGTGGCAAAAGATTCTCTCAAAGATGCAATTTGACAACacacacgagaacacacactggggaaaaacAGTTTTCATGCTCTGTTTGTGGCAAAAGATTCTCTCAAAGATGCAATTTGACAACACatgcaagaacacacactggtgagaaaccattcAGTTGCAGTGTATGTGATAAAATATTCTCTCAGAAGTATCAGGTTAAgaaacacaagtgtgctggtgagcaAATGAAGCTTTAA
- the LOC133473296 gene encoding oocyte zinc finger protein XlCOF6.1-like encodes MCTRSVKEEYEEEVSGTKVENERQRHLLDAVFKKPHQETYRADVSDECIRLEMQEPEPLQIKEEEEEVDVAEFPLTVIVKSEDDDDDDDDEDDDDDEGDEDHCGGSQADGLLAPLSDSDNTSSHSPDTGDDEEHSKSDKKCHADNQQVKCLQCGKTFSSKWNLKVHFRSHKGEKPFTCSDCGKRFANKGNLNAHTRIHSGEKPFSCSVCGLRVTQKSGLTTHMRIHTGEKPFACSVCGKSFSIKGHLKRHTRTHTGEKPFACLVCGKRFSIKGHLRTHTSIHTGEKPFACSICTFSFSERSKLVKHMRTHSGEKPFPCLVCGKRFSAKTSLVRHTRTHATENHVACSVCNLTFSDRSGLTEHKRTHTGEKHFSCSVCGKRFTQRVHLTSHARIHTGEKPFSCSVCEKRFTRKDQVKRHKCAGEKSSSQ; translated from the exons atgtgcacaAGAAGTGTGAAAGAAGAATACGAGGAGGAAGTTTCTGGAACAAAAGTGGAGAACGAGCGACAACGTCATCTGCTGGACGCTGTTTTCAAGAAGCCTCATCAGGAAACAtacagagcag ACGTCAGCGACGAATGTATTCGTCTTGAGATGCAGGAGCCAGAGCCTCTTcaaattaaagaggaagaggaggaggttgaTGTCGCCGAGTTTCCATTGACTGTcattgtgaagagtgaagatgatgatgatgacgatgatgatgaagacgatgatgatgatgaaggtgATGAAGACCattgtggaggatcacaagcagacggacTCTTAGCGCCGCTATCAGACAGTGACAACACATCGTCACACTCTCCTGACACGGGTGATGATGAGGAACACTCTAAAAGTGATAAGAAATGTCACGCTGACAACCAACAAGTCAAATGTTtgcagtgtgggaaaacatttagtTCAAAGTGGAATTTGAAGGTTCACTTTAGAAGTCACAAAGGAGAGAAACCTTTCACCTGTTCagattgtggtaaaagatttgcGAATAAGGGAAATTTGAACGCACACACAAGAATACACAGTggggaaaaacctttttcctgctcagtttgtggtcttAGAGTAACACAGAAGAGTGGTTTAACAACtcacatgagaatacacactggggaaaaaccttttgcatgctcagtatGTGGTAAAAGCTTCTCTATAAAGGGACATTTGAAAAGacacacgagaacacacactggagaaaagccctttgcctgcttagtttgtggtaaaagattctctatAAAGGGACATTTAAGAACGCACACAAGTATACACACTGGTGAaaagccttttgcctgctcaatcTGCACCTTTAGTTTCAGTGAACGTTCAAAATTGGttaaacacatgagaacacactctggagagaaaccttttccaTGCTTAGTTTGTGGTAAGAGATTCTCTGCAAAGACAAGTTTAGTAAGGCACACGAGAACGCACGCTACAGAAAACCATGTTGCCTGCTCGGTCTGCAATTTAACTTTCAGTGATCGTTCCGGATTGACTGAACAcaagagaacacacactggagagaagcatttttcctgctcagtatgtggtaaaagattcactcaaaGAGTACACTTGACATCGCATGCAAGaatacacactggtgagaaaccattcagttgcagtgtgtgtgagaaaagaTTCACTCGCAAGGATCAGGTTAAgagacacaagtgtgctggtgagaagaGCAGCAGTCAATGA